The Polyangiaceae bacterium genome includes a region encoding these proteins:
- a CDS encoding peptidoglycan DD-metalloendopeptidase family protein encodes MAKLGSVSVFRGLCLLFGALALLSWAPIAAALTSPISGAVAYPSTGPKLYLPFPAGYKIKILSGYSPSGGSSLHADTNATSKANDYYALDLVFDGQPNFGKGLPVVAPLPGKVVRAGWATSGWANYGQRVILEHDLGDGHKYHSLYAHLDSVSVAEGASVSVGQKLGTLGQSCMGTLSCSSFSTPHLHWALHRNSLVGGSGTGGSYGGNAVVPEPMDGTENLKQGMIITSTNSDNPVCGDSVCNGTETPATCPGDCKLCELIPSQGRIVDESETLCFKQSGSPQYWYPASAGYGNSLYYTHATSDPNPDNYSVWELDFAEAGNYSVEVYTAKSHAQSKQAKYTVKHGGQSSQKTVDQSAQDGWQPLGTYAFAKGATQSVRLDDNTGEALSLKRQLVFDAIRLTRITGSGGSGGASSGGAAGTAGLAGAAGGVAAGGGQSAGGTSATGGSPSSGGGPGVGAGGSMTSEDEAGGCACRAAREGGRASLGALAALLFSCAAVGRRRRRER; translated from the coding sequence GTGGCAAAGCTCGGCTCGGTCTCGGTCTTTCGCGGTCTCTGCCTGCTCTTCGGCGCGCTCGCGCTCTTGTCGTGGGCACCCATCGCCGCGGCGCTGACCTCGCCCATCAGCGGCGCCGTCGCGTACCCATCGACCGGCCCGAAGCTCTACCTGCCCTTCCCTGCGGGCTACAAGATCAAGATCCTGTCGGGGTACAGCCCGAGCGGCGGCTCCAGCCTGCACGCCGACACCAACGCGACCAGCAAGGCGAACGACTACTACGCGCTCGACCTGGTGTTCGACGGACAACCGAACTTCGGCAAGGGTCTGCCGGTGGTGGCGCCGCTCCCGGGCAAGGTGGTCAGGGCCGGCTGGGCGACCTCCGGCTGGGCCAACTACGGCCAGCGCGTGATCCTGGAGCACGACCTGGGCGACGGGCACAAGTACCACAGCCTGTACGCGCACCTGGACTCGGTGAGCGTCGCCGAGGGCGCCAGCGTGAGCGTGGGACAGAAGCTCGGGACCCTCGGGCAATCCTGCATGGGCACGCTCTCGTGCAGCTCGTTCTCGACACCACACCTGCACTGGGCGCTGCACCGCAACAGCCTGGTCGGCGGCAGCGGCACCGGCGGCTCCTACGGTGGCAACGCGGTGGTACCGGAGCCGATGGACGGCACGGAGAACCTCAAGCAAGGCATGATCATCACCAGCACCAACAGCGACAATCCGGTCTGCGGAGACTCCGTCTGCAACGGAACCGAGACGCCGGCCACCTGCCCCGGCGACTGCAAGCTGTGCGAGCTGATCCCGTCGCAAGGGCGCATCGTGGACGAGAGCGAGACCCTCTGCTTCAAGCAGTCGGGCTCGCCCCAGTATTGGTACCCCGCGAGCGCGGGCTACGGCAATTCGCTCTACTACACCCACGCCACCAGCGATCCGAACCCGGACAACTACTCGGTGTGGGAGCTCGACTTCGCCGAGGCCGGCAACTACAGCGTGGAGGTCTACACCGCCAAGAGCCACGCGCAGTCGAAGCAGGCGAAGTACACCGTCAAGCACGGCGGGCAGAGCTCGCAGAAGACCGTCGACCAGTCGGCCCAAGACGGCTGGCAGCCCCTCGGCACCTACGCCTTTGCCAAGGGGGCCACGCAGTCCGTTCGGCTCGACGACAACACCGGCGAGGCCCTGAGCCTGAAGCGACAGCTGGTGTTCGACGCGATCCGTCTAACCCGCATCACCGGCAGCGGCGGCAGCGGCGGAGCTTCGAGCGGCGGCGCGGCGGGCACGGCCGGTTTGGCCGGCGCGGCCGGCGGCGTCGCCGCGGGCGGCGGTCAGAGCGCCGGCGGCACCTCCGCCACGGGCGGCTCGCCGAGCTCCGGCGGCGGACCCGGCGTCGGCGCCGGCGGCTCCATGACCAGCGAGGACGAGGCCGGAGGCTGCGCCTGCCGCGCCGCGCGCGAAGGCGGACGAGCGTCGCTCGGCGCGCTGGCCGCGCTGCTCTTCAGTTGCGCCGCAGTTGGTCGGCGACGTCGACGAGAGCGCTGA